A genomic region of Solanum dulcamara chromosome 2, daSolDulc1.2, whole genome shotgun sequence contains the following coding sequences:
- the LOC129880150 gene encoding cystathionine gamma-synthase 1, chloroplastic-like — NPIFRHAPPDFSKSGNFSHNSVCKLAISALYGSTRGTSSLILKFPLNFARQLNTKTRRKCGIAQVVAGSWFTNDHPPLSPSGGSSSFGEEILSTFINSDGNGNVSGVKLTDLTTESKSTASFLTSDGSISIHAGERLGRGIVTDGITTPVVNTSAYFFKNTAELIDFKEGCYSSFEYGRYGNPTTVVAEEKISALEGAESTLLMASGMCASTILLMALVPAGGHIVTTIDCYRKTRIFIETVHPKMGIKATVIDPADVDALGSALEKNEVALFFTESPTNPFLRCVDIELVCKLCHRKGALVCVDGTFATPLNQKALVLGADIALHSATKYIGGHNDVIAGCISGSEKLMAQVRTLHNIFGGTLSPMASYLIIRGMKTLHLRVQQQNSTALRMAKLLGDHPKVNSVYYPGLSSNPEHHLAKKQMIGYGGVVSFEIDGDLLTTAKFIDALKIPYIAPSFGGCESIVDQPTIMSYWNLSQEERAKFGIADNLIQFSFGVEDFDDLKDDILQALETI; from the exons AACCCCATTTTCCGGCACGCTCCGCCGGACTTTTCAAAATCCGGCAACTTCTCCCATAACTCAGTTTGCAAACTCGCTATATCTGCTCTTTACGGATCGACACGTGGCACATCTTCTCTCATTCTCAAGTTCCCTCTGAATTTCGCCCGTCAACTGAACACTAAAACCCGTCGGAAATGCGGCATAGCACAAGTCGTAGCTGGCTCGTGGTTCACCAACGATCATCCTCCACTTTCTCCCTCCGGTGGTTCTTCTTCGTTTGGTGAGGAGATATTATCGACGTTTATTAACAGCGACGGTAACGGAAACGTGAGCGGTGTAAAGTTGACTGATTTAACTACTGAATCGAAATCAACTGCTTCATTTCTTACTTCTGATGGCAGCATCTCTATTCATGCAG GTGAAAGACTAGGACGTGGTATAGTAACTGATGGAATCACCACTCCTGTTGTTAATACGTCTGCTTATTTCTTCAAGAATACAGCTGAGCTTATTGATTTCAAG GAGGGATGCTATTCAAGTTTTGAGTATGGGCGTTATGGAAATCCAACCACTGTTGTTGCTGAGGAAAAAATTAG TGCACTTGAGGGGGCTGAGTCCACATTGTTAATGGCATCTGGAATGTGTGCTAGCACCATTTTACTAATGGCATTGGTTCCAGCTGGTGGTCATATTGTGACAACAATAGATTGCTACAGGAAGACTAGAATTTTCATTGAGACAGTACACCCCAAAATGGGAATCAAG GCCACTGTCATCGATCCTGCAGATGTGGATGCCTTGGGATCTGCATTGGAAAAGAATGAA GTTGCTCTATTCTTTACCGAGTCACCAACAAATCCGTTTCTGCGGTGTGTCGACATAGAATTGGTTTGCAAATTGTGCCACCGAAAAGGAGCTCTTGTATGTGTGGATGGAACCTTTGCAACACCTTTGAACCAAAAGGCCCTTGTTCTGGGTGCCGATATCGCTTTGCATTCTGCAACCAAATATATTGGTGGCCACAATGAT GTCATTGCTGGTTGTATCAGTGGTTCCGAGAAGCTTATGGCTCAAGTTCGTACCCTTCATAACATTTTCGGTGGAACTCTTAGCCCT ATGGCTAGCTACCTGATTATACGAGGTATGAAGACTCTGCATCTTCGAGTACAGCAGCAGAATTCTACTGCATTAAGGATGGCTAAACTTCTAGGGGATCATCCCAAG GTGAACAGTGTATATTATCCTGGTCTCAGTAGTAATCCTGAGCACCACTTAGCCAAGAAACAAATGATTGGTTATGGTGGGGTGGTCAGCTTTGAG ATTGATGGGGACTTGCTTACCACAGCGAAGTTTATAGATGCTCTGAAAATCCCTTACATTGCCCCTTCTTTTGGGGGCTGCGAGAGCATTGTAGATCAGCCTACAATAATGTCATACTG GAATCTCAGCCAGGAAGAGAGGGCAAAATTTGGTATTGCTGACAATCTGATCCAGTTTAGCTTTGGAGTAGAAGATTTTGACGACTTAAAGGACGATATCCTTCAGGCTCTTGAGACCATTTGA
- the LOC129874849 gene encoding uncharacterized protein LOC129874849: protein MGNFSSMLSDSNPSSSNSTTTTMSSSKSSSTHESKSEIHPTHVSKSEIDETHQPETSKTQNPKEEEQEEIVENEEEEEEEGECGFCLFMKGGGCKDSFIEWEKCIEEGEKNKEDIVEKCFEVTSALRKCMEVHSEYYAPILQAEKAAEAELEKEKEKQKEQGNEGSDTGSVPSDTKLEGISNSS from the coding sequence ATGGGAAACTTTTCTTCCATGCTTTCAGATTCAAACCCTAGCTCCTCCAAttcaacaacaaccaccatGTCTTCCTCAAAATCCTCATCGACCCACGAATCAAAATCCGAAATTCACCCGACCCATGTATCAAAATCCGAAATTGATGAGACCCATCAACCCGAAACCAGCAAAACCCAAAACCCTAAGgaggaagaacaagaagaaattgttgaaaacgaggaggaagaagaagaggagggtGAATGTGGGTTTTGCTTGTTTATGAAAGGAGGAGGTTGTAAAGACTCTTTTATTGAGTGGGAAAAATGTATTGAAGAAGGGGAGAAGAACAAAGAGGATATTGTGGAAAAGTGTTTTGAGGTTACTTCTGCTCTGAGGAAGTGTATGGAGGTGCATTCTGAGTATTATGCTCCTATATTACAAGCTGAGAAAGCTGCAGAGGCTGAattggagaaggagaaggagaagcagAAGGAGCAAGGGAATGAAGGCAGCGACACCGGATCGGTGCCATCAGACACCAAATTGGAAGGGATTTCAAATAGCTCTTAG
- the LOC129880152 gene encoding phosphate transporter PHO1 homolog 10-like isoform X1 — protein MKFGKEFKREMVPEWIEAYVDYTGLKHILQEIRHFKESKQPPTPARTLDQRLALYRNFSGLNLQGSVQNTGDIENQVIAVNTVQHENYRKFYKTKFLASPEGAENEIMFFDKLDHEFNKVNTFYKDKVDEVMREVTLLNKQMDALIALRIKVMDPGFNAFPSLQSLSLDINNSTPSRITSPLRMMTVDTDDMPVSPIFDPTYGRQASTTNASYPKLPINRNILRADSQKTDPLEILDHVKLVNTFESPISTIRGVLSESKENDLSYKKEELKKVEHRLKLIFIEFYQKLRHLKHFSYMNLSAFSKILKKYEKITSRKAARSYLKMVDNSYLGSSEEATSLLDRVETTFIKHFSQSNRREGMKILRPKHKREKHRITFTSGFFSGCSIALLVAVILLRDDRKLIDKDEGTSYLDKIVPLYSFYAYIVLHMLLYAANIYFWRHYKINYAFIFGFNQGTELSYREVFLLSNGLAMLVLAALLMHLHMNSRAEIYGTRIEYVPLGLIMVLLFITLCPFNIIYRSSRLFLIRCVFRCICAPLYKVTLPDFFLADQLTSQVEAIRSLEYYICYYTWIKSSHGHNTCQSHNVYNIFYFILAIIPYWFRFFQCVRRLFEEKDQAQAYNGLRYFLTILAVVIKTAYVLRKSLTWEVLVILSSLITTCFNTYWDIVVDWGLLRRKSKNKFLRDKLILHHKSVYFTAMVLDVLLRFAWLQLVLRFNVPSLQGSTVSSIFACLEVIRRGMWNFFRLENEHLNNVGKYRAFKSVPLPFAYHEEDEHKEE, from the exons ATGAAGTTTGGTAAGGAATTCAAAAGGGAAATGGTTCCAGAGTGGATTGAAGCTTATGTGGACTACACTGGACTCAAACATATATTACAGGAGATCCGCCATTTCAAGGAAAGCAAGCAGCCTCCAACGCCTGCAAGAACTTTAGATCAGAGGTTGGCATTATATCGGAACTTTAGTGGTCTAAATCTACAAGGCAGTGTTCAGAATACTGGTGATATTGAGAACCAGGTGATAGCAGTGAACACGGTGCAACATGAAAACTACAGAAAGTTTTACAAAACCAAGTTCCTGGCATCTCCTGAAGGAGCAGAAAATGAAATTATGTTCTTTGACAAACTAGACCATGAATTCAACAAGGTTAATACTTTTTACAAGGACAAGGTTGATGAAGTCATGAGGGAAGTAACATTGCTGAATAAACAGATGGATGCTTTGATTGCATTACGTATCAAGGTAATGGATCCGGGTTTCAATGCATTTCCTTCCCTTCAAAGTCTTTCCTTGGACATTAACAATTCGACACCTTCGAGGATCACATCTCCTCTCAGAATGATGACTGTAG ATACGGATGATATGCCTGTCAGTCCAATTTTTGACCCCACTTATGGAAGACAGGCTTCTACGACTAATGCTTCATATCCCAAGCTTCCCATCAACCGCAATATTTTAAGAGCTGATTCACAAAAAACAGATCCTCTTGAAATCCTAGATCATGTTAAGCTTGTTAATACATTTGAAAGTCCCATATCAACTATAAGAGGTGTCTTGAGCGAATCCAAGGAGAATGACTTGAGTTATAAGAAAGAGGAACTAAAGAAGGTTGAACATAGGCTAAAGCTTATTTTCATAGAGTTCTATCAAAAACTTCGCCATCTAAAACACTTCAG CTATATGAACCTGTCTGCATTCTCCAAGATCctcaaaaaatatgaaaag ATTACGTCTAGAAAAGCAGCAAGATCATACTTGAAAATGGTGGATAACTCTTACCTTGGGAGCTCTGAGGAG GCTACCAGTCTTCTGGACAGGGTGGAGACTACCTTCATCAAGCATTTCTCACAGTCGAACCGAAGAGAAGGCATGAAGATATTGCGTCCAAAGcataaaagagaaaaacatCGTATAACATTCACGTCAG GTTTCTTTTCTGGTTGCTCAATTGCTCTACTAGTTGCTGTTATTCTATTAAGAGATGACAGAAAGTTGATAGATAAAGATGAAGGCACCTCTTATTTAGACAAGATAGTCCCACTTTACAG TTTTTATGCATACATTGTGTTGCATATGCTTTTATATGCTGCAAACATATATTTCTGGAGGCACTACAAAATCAACTATGCATTTATCTTTGGTTTCAATCAAGGGACCGAGTTAAGCTATAGGGAAGTCTTCCTtcttagcaatggtctagcaaTGCTCGTCCTTGCCGCTCTCCTGATGCATCTGCACATGAATTCAAGAGCTGAAATATATGGAACCCGTATTGAATATGTTCCTCTTGGATTGATAATG GTTCTTCTTTTCATTACTTTGTGCCCGTTTAACATCATTTATCGCTCAAGTCGTTTGTTCCTTATAAGATGCGTCTTCCGCTGTATCTGTGCTCCTCTTTACAAG GTTACTCTTCCAGATTTTTTTCTAGCAGACCAGCTGACTAGCCAG GTTGAAGCAATAAGGAGTTTGGAGTACTATATTTGCTACTACACTTGGATTAAATCTTCGCATGGACATAATACATGCCAAAGTCACAATGTCTATAACATATTTTACTTCATTCTAGCGATCATACCATATTGGTTTCGGTTTTTCCAG TGTGTCCGTCGACTGTTTGAAGAAAAGGATCAAGCACAGGCATACAATGGCTTGAGATACTTTTTGACAATTCTGGCAGTCGTTATTAAAACAGCTTATGTACTGAGAAAGAGTTTGACTTGGGAAGTGTTGGTTATACTTAGCTCACTTATCACAACTTGTTTCAACACATACTGGGATATAGTTGTCGATTGGGGGCTGTTGAGAAGGAAGTCCAAGAACAAGTTCTTGCGGGATAAGCTCATACTGCACCATAAAAGTGTATACTTCACTGCCATG GTCTTGGATGTTTTGCTCAGATTTGCTTGGCTACAACTGGTATTAAGATTCAACGTGCCTTCTTTACAAGGAAGTACTGTCTCAAGCATATTTGCTTGCTTAGAAGTAATTCGACGTGGCATGTGGAATTTTTTCAG GTTGGAAAATGAGCACCTGAACAATGTGGGGAAATATCGAGCATTCAAGTCAGTACCACTTCCTTTCGCGTACCATGAAGAGGACGAGCACAAAGAAGAATAA
- the LOC129880152 gene encoding phosphate transporter PHO1 homolog 10-like isoform X2, which produces MKFGKEFKREMVPEWIEAYVDYTGLKHILQEIRHFKESKQPPTPARTLDQRLALYRNFSGLNLQGSVQNTGDIENQVIAVNTVQHENYRKFYKTKFLASPEGAENEIMFFDKLDHEFNKVNTFYKDKVDEVMREVTLLNKQMDALIALRIKVMDPGFNAFPSLQSLSLDINNSTPSRITSPLRMMTVDTDDMPVSPIFDPTYGRQASTTNASYPKLPINRNILRADSQKTDPLEILDHVKLVNTFESPISTIRGVLSESKENDLSYKKEELKKVEHRLKLIFIEFYQKLRHLKHFSYMNLSAFSKILKKYEKITSRKAARSYLKMVDNSYLGSSEEATSLLDRVETTFIKHFSQSNRREGMKILRPKHKREKHRITFTSGFFSGCSIALLVAVILLRDDRKLIDKDEGTSYLDKIVPLYSFYAYIVLHMLLYAANIYFWRHYKINYAFIFGFNQGTELSYREVFLLSNGLAMLVLAALLMHLHMNSRAEIYGTRIEYVPLGLIMVLLFITLCPFNIIYRSSRLFLIRCVFRCICAPLYKVTLPDFFLADQLTSQVEAIRSLEYYICYYTWIKSSHGHNTCQSHNVYNIFYFILAIIPYWFRFFQDKGHLLDCFHNYENPTSLVQLYLSVSVDCLKKRIKHRHTMA; this is translated from the exons ATGAAGTTTGGTAAGGAATTCAAAAGGGAAATGGTTCCAGAGTGGATTGAAGCTTATGTGGACTACACTGGACTCAAACATATATTACAGGAGATCCGCCATTTCAAGGAAAGCAAGCAGCCTCCAACGCCTGCAAGAACTTTAGATCAGAGGTTGGCATTATATCGGAACTTTAGTGGTCTAAATCTACAAGGCAGTGTTCAGAATACTGGTGATATTGAGAACCAGGTGATAGCAGTGAACACGGTGCAACATGAAAACTACAGAAAGTTTTACAAAACCAAGTTCCTGGCATCTCCTGAAGGAGCAGAAAATGAAATTATGTTCTTTGACAAACTAGACCATGAATTCAACAAGGTTAATACTTTTTACAAGGACAAGGTTGATGAAGTCATGAGGGAAGTAACATTGCTGAATAAACAGATGGATGCTTTGATTGCATTACGTATCAAGGTAATGGATCCGGGTTTCAATGCATTTCCTTCCCTTCAAAGTCTTTCCTTGGACATTAACAATTCGACACCTTCGAGGATCACATCTCCTCTCAGAATGATGACTGTAG ATACGGATGATATGCCTGTCAGTCCAATTTTTGACCCCACTTATGGAAGACAGGCTTCTACGACTAATGCTTCATATCCCAAGCTTCCCATCAACCGCAATATTTTAAGAGCTGATTCACAAAAAACAGATCCTCTTGAAATCCTAGATCATGTTAAGCTTGTTAATACATTTGAAAGTCCCATATCAACTATAAGAGGTGTCTTGAGCGAATCCAAGGAGAATGACTTGAGTTATAAGAAAGAGGAACTAAAGAAGGTTGAACATAGGCTAAAGCTTATTTTCATAGAGTTCTATCAAAAACTTCGCCATCTAAAACACTTCAG CTATATGAACCTGTCTGCATTCTCCAAGATCctcaaaaaatatgaaaag ATTACGTCTAGAAAAGCAGCAAGATCATACTTGAAAATGGTGGATAACTCTTACCTTGGGAGCTCTGAGGAG GCTACCAGTCTTCTGGACAGGGTGGAGACTACCTTCATCAAGCATTTCTCACAGTCGAACCGAAGAGAAGGCATGAAGATATTGCGTCCAAAGcataaaagagaaaaacatCGTATAACATTCACGTCAG GTTTCTTTTCTGGTTGCTCAATTGCTCTACTAGTTGCTGTTATTCTATTAAGAGATGACAGAAAGTTGATAGATAAAGATGAAGGCACCTCTTATTTAGACAAGATAGTCCCACTTTACAG TTTTTATGCATACATTGTGTTGCATATGCTTTTATATGCTGCAAACATATATTTCTGGAGGCACTACAAAATCAACTATGCATTTATCTTTGGTTTCAATCAAGGGACCGAGTTAAGCTATAGGGAAGTCTTCCTtcttagcaatggtctagcaaTGCTCGTCCTTGCCGCTCTCCTGATGCATCTGCACATGAATTCAAGAGCTGAAATATATGGAACCCGTATTGAATATGTTCCTCTTGGATTGATAATG GTTCTTCTTTTCATTACTTTGTGCCCGTTTAACATCATTTATCGCTCAAGTCGTTTGTTCCTTATAAGATGCGTCTTCCGCTGTATCTGTGCTCCTCTTTACAAG GTTACTCTTCCAGATTTTTTTCTAGCAGACCAGCTGACTAGCCAG GTTGAAGCAATAAGGAGTTTGGAGTACTATATTTGCTACTACACTTGGATTAAATCTTCGCATGGACATAATACATGCCAAAGTCACAATGTCTATAACATATTTTACTTCATTCTAGCGATCATACCATATTGGTTTCGGTTTTTCCAG GACAAGGGACATCTTCTAGATTGTTTTCACAATTATGAAAATCCAACATCTCTTGTTCAGCTATATCTTAG TGTGTCCGTCGACTGTTTGAAGAAAAGGATCAAGCACAGGCATACAATGGCTTGA
- the LOC129880152 gene encoding phosphate transporter PHO1 homolog 10-like isoform X3, translated as MKFGKEFKREMVPEWIEAYVDYTGLKHILQEIRHFKESKQPPTPARTLDQRLALYRNFSGLNLQGSVQNTGDIENQVIAVNTVQHENYRKFYKTKFLASPEGAENEIMFFDKLDHEFNKVNTFYKDKVDEVMREVTLLNKQMDALIALRIKVMDPGFNAFPSLQSLSLDINNSTPSRITSPLRMMTVDTDDMPVSPIFDPTYGRQASTTNASYPKLPINRNILRADSQKTDPLEILDHVKLVNTFESPISTIRGVLSESKENDLSYKKEELKKVEHRLKLIFIEFYQKLRHLKHFSYMNLSAFSKILKKYEKITSRKAARSYLKMVDNSYLGSSEEATSLLDRVETTFIKHFSQSNRREGMKILRPKHKREKHRITFTSGFFSGCSIALLVAVILLRDDRKLIDKDEGTSYLDKIVPLYSFYAYIVLHMLLYAANIYFWRHYKINYAFIFGFNQGTELSYREVFLLSNGLAMLVLAALLMHLHMNSRAEIYGTRIEYVPLGLIMVLLFITLCPFNIIYRSSRLFLIRCVFRCICAPLYKVTLPDFFLADQLTSQVEAIRSLEYYICYYTWIKSSHGHNTCQSHNVYNIFYFILAIIPYWFRFFQDKGHLLDCFHNYENPTSLVQLYLRWL; from the exons ATGAAGTTTGGTAAGGAATTCAAAAGGGAAATGGTTCCAGAGTGGATTGAAGCTTATGTGGACTACACTGGACTCAAACATATATTACAGGAGATCCGCCATTTCAAGGAAAGCAAGCAGCCTCCAACGCCTGCAAGAACTTTAGATCAGAGGTTGGCATTATATCGGAACTTTAGTGGTCTAAATCTACAAGGCAGTGTTCAGAATACTGGTGATATTGAGAACCAGGTGATAGCAGTGAACACGGTGCAACATGAAAACTACAGAAAGTTTTACAAAACCAAGTTCCTGGCATCTCCTGAAGGAGCAGAAAATGAAATTATGTTCTTTGACAAACTAGACCATGAATTCAACAAGGTTAATACTTTTTACAAGGACAAGGTTGATGAAGTCATGAGGGAAGTAACATTGCTGAATAAACAGATGGATGCTTTGATTGCATTACGTATCAAGGTAATGGATCCGGGTTTCAATGCATTTCCTTCCCTTCAAAGTCTTTCCTTGGACATTAACAATTCGACACCTTCGAGGATCACATCTCCTCTCAGAATGATGACTGTAG ATACGGATGATATGCCTGTCAGTCCAATTTTTGACCCCACTTATGGAAGACAGGCTTCTACGACTAATGCTTCATATCCCAAGCTTCCCATCAACCGCAATATTTTAAGAGCTGATTCACAAAAAACAGATCCTCTTGAAATCCTAGATCATGTTAAGCTTGTTAATACATTTGAAAGTCCCATATCAACTATAAGAGGTGTCTTGAGCGAATCCAAGGAGAATGACTTGAGTTATAAGAAAGAGGAACTAAAGAAGGTTGAACATAGGCTAAAGCTTATTTTCATAGAGTTCTATCAAAAACTTCGCCATCTAAAACACTTCAG CTATATGAACCTGTCTGCATTCTCCAAGATCctcaaaaaatatgaaaag ATTACGTCTAGAAAAGCAGCAAGATCATACTTGAAAATGGTGGATAACTCTTACCTTGGGAGCTCTGAGGAG GCTACCAGTCTTCTGGACAGGGTGGAGACTACCTTCATCAAGCATTTCTCACAGTCGAACCGAAGAGAAGGCATGAAGATATTGCGTCCAAAGcataaaagagaaaaacatCGTATAACATTCACGTCAG GTTTCTTTTCTGGTTGCTCAATTGCTCTACTAGTTGCTGTTATTCTATTAAGAGATGACAGAAAGTTGATAGATAAAGATGAAGGCACCTCTTATTTAGACAAGATAGTCCCACTTTACAG TTTTTATGCATACATTGTGTTGCATATGCTTTTATATGCTGCAAACATATATTTCTGGAGGCACTACAAAATCAACTATGCATTTATCTTTGGTTTCAATCAAGGGACCGAGTTAAGCTATAGGGAAGTCTTCCTtcttagcaatggtctagcaaTGCTCGTCCTTGCCGCTCTCCTGATGCATCTGCACATGAATTCAAGAGCTGAAATATATGGAACCCGTATTGAATATGTTCCTCTTGGATTGATAATG GTTCTTCTTTTCATTACTTTGTGCCCGTTTAACATCATTTATCGCTCAAGTCGTTTGTTCCTTATAAGATGCGTCTTCCGCTGTATCTGTGCTCCTCTTTACAAG GTTACTCTTCCAGATTTTTTTCTAGCAGACCAGCTGACTAGCCAG GTTGAAGCAATAAGGAGTTTGGAGTACTATATTTGCTACTACACTTGGATTAAATCTTCGCATGGACATAATACATGCCAAAGTCACAATGTCTATAACATATTTTACTTCATTCTAGCGATCATACCATATTGGTTTCGGTTTTTCCAG GACAAGGGACATCTTCTAGATTGTTTTCACAATTATGAAAATCCAACATCTCTTGTTCAGCTATATCTTAGGTGGCTTTAA
- the LOC129880153 gene encoding uncharacterized protein LOC129880153 — MASTVAKLRSSPNFINGIRRFSHAIPIPPPLDNTVNHPTVSSPSLVLPEHDNINNNIGFMFPNSPFLGGSMELMAVPKKKTSPHKRGIRNGPKALKPVPVIMRCKVCGRVKLPHFFCCSGIKPGDENSSNS, encoded by the exons ATGGCGTCTACAGTAGCCAAGCTTAGAAGCAGCCCCAATTTCATCAATGGCATTCGAAGATTTTCCCACGCAATACCCATACCGCCGCCACTTGATAACACTGTTAATCACCCGACAGTTTCATCACCATCGTTGGTTTTACCTGAACacgacaacatcaacaacaacataggATTTATGTTCCCAAATTCACCCTTTCTTGGAGGATCTATGGAACTCATGGCTGTTCCTAAGAAAAAG ACTTCCCCTCATAAGAGAGGCATAAGAAATGGACCAAAGGCTCTAAAACCAGTGCCAGTGATTATGCGATGCAA GGTCTGCGGTCGAGTCAAATTACCACATTTCTTTTGCTGCAGTGGAATTAAGCCTGGTGATGAGAATAGTTCCAACAGTTGA